From the Streptomyces pluripotens genome, one window contains:
- a CDS encoding metal-sensitive transcriptional regulator, with amino-acid sequence MTTTEAGTPAPSEGADEAPHTTHGYHKQKDEHLKRLRRIEGQIRGLQRMVEEDTYCIDILTQVSASTKALQSFALQLLEEHLRHCVADAALKGGDEIDAKVDEATKAIGRLLRT; translated from the coding sequence ATGACGACGACCGAGGCCGGCACCCCGGCACCTTCCGAGGGCGCGGACGAGGCCCCGCACACCACGCACGGCTACCACAAGCAGAAGGACGAGCACCTCAAGCGGCTGCGCCGGATCGAGGGGCAGATCCGCGGACTGCAGCGGATGGTCGAAGAGGACACGTACTGCATCGACATACTCACCCAGGTCTCCGCCTCCACCAAAGCCCTGCAGTCGTTCGCGCTGCAACTGCTGGAGGAGCACCTGCGCCACTGCGTCGCGGACGCGGCCCTCAAGGGCGGTGACGAGATCGACGCGAAGGTCGACGAGGCGACGAAGGCGATCGGTCGCCTGCTGCGCACCTGA